A region of Colletotrichum higginsianum IMI 349063 chromosome 10, whole genome shotgun sequence DNA encodes the following proteins:
- a CDS encoding Tol protein, with protein MRWMYKHSDISPSGSNVEFLLRPLHTSAEVNSLPQEFNLRGTTTAAMPELWRRWMHDCLERHDSCRSLGDSTDFVPRLLLEIHQGHSIPQLQWRVVETAAMEPPAYLTLSHCWGRSLHLKLTMANHSALRRFSDCSGLPKTYRDAMQVTVALGYKYLWIDSLCIIQSGDDQKDWKEQSMLMGRVYQNAQCNIVASSSKNGKGGCFQKRDAAAMAYTTTSLKMANQASQEFQIVEKGACKQPLEKAILNTRAWVLQERYLSRRQLCFTKDQVYWECTEHTACEQQPWGVYQEESSVQTHEQKPCIIWDSQDSFCKSWTSLVKRYSACQLTRWSDRTIALAGLVALARDKIKDEYYAGLWGNRLLEQLCWYSCQGGQVRTRSPEIRAPTWSWMSLGGDVEMHSWYTSPSPRETSLAEVLEISIESDEPNKLHTFSTSTLAIRGLGVWVDLVKLVRPGMRLQPCPYVAHVLQDGLSALPFPTSLAGGPGLVVHWDENSNYNFETEDLLAKRNSTLLILFMSISSWLQEDQSDSDGSGEGGSESSDSPNEEAQDPGAAEEVESRQPKLHGLVLWRSSGRHGDGAFERLGFAEFGDVWPGSKTDAVVVLPEIDEMLAPVGLPAVPSGDCAWLLPYEAGEDKKWGAEIKDVFARGEGGFHGVACQGRGREGEIGGGDRPCFSAVESWSGLNWYLEGNRQESILLKEDTGTRRAKRYWVGLLTLFVNSSSPYHPRTDIFVHRYIRRLLSQRQRDLVQGGVRFFSYYQPSLQGGIYTPKVSQEIALPGEATTETMEEKPQDFKLIAPRFSLPPGVVDSVDPPPGASAPVAVLPHIVSNDAHLPWEQEATFVDREAEERDLRSPNPWLLLLTFSPEELKLDDASLGAIVDGLSDAKVEQSETMTVRMRAAQTQSLKTVVNTIPYDHERDGRDAEGPIDVIFLKKDLFRSLFTDPVARTNTLDVSQYKYLAHVRQVAIDGAAGAGTGENDDSDRFGIVVSPRTGPLDPKVPATNLVHLVSLNTRSSGELQQELDSDSSRVALVSLYSWSYTCTPSEADDSPRSLLVHSGKNLTVFHALTPAQHEKPSATDAGSDLARDLIAKRQEDGYTLVKHRTITGETTAAMIRGPFSPKYVPHPWVEGLAIQSNFGSDLQILDPALSLMDVTYSSAWQLGKTLAMGDEVFCTALARLRNLIHGSSLGSAKADEHSVRGVYRSRINKVGAMGNLVKSLNSLNETLRQEEDGATAVDSNRWDYLNITQSSSQNSSARRVDTSTHSPHISTRIVALAEAAAMAPTTATTGELYNGHKAPENVDFAHVYTWVLDKLRLANVPAHYLLPDPSFLPQETLRFFYLDKNWTDALVDGALSLANHWASTPEKDFSRTAIKDAIQKRLDETNPSLGGWHVQTPQYGFIMRSELLVQFPDITVVAECSETRTKAVKAPKAPILVQKTLSADTMYCLFECTPPDLKSITFTVPPHQQRFVIGSDITEKALTISFKKVYTEPDPSKRHDQDIKEPIEEISLGMDVGEIFDLESRTMKVRPYVNRVFKTLHQSLDANDFKDNAPTSTLLALQLNESIPELLISLPQAASSTTTPTPTPSPPTATSKPHETFRFSLPSLPS; from the exons ATGAGATGGATGTACAAACACTCCGACATTTCTCCTTCGGGAAGCAATGTGGAGTTCTTGCTACGACCGCTTCACACATCGGCAGAGGTCAACAGCCTTCCCCAAGAGTTTAATCTCAGAGGAACCACCACAGCCGCGATGCCGGAGctttggcggcgatggatgCACGACTGTTTGGAACGTCACGACTCGTGCCGTTCACTAGGCGATTCGACAGACTTTGTTCCTCGGCTGCTTTTGGAAATCCATCAAGGCCACTCCATTCCGCAACTTCAGTGGCGAGTCGTTGAAACAGCTGCTATGGAGCCGCCGGCCTATTTGACATTGAGCCATTGTTGGGGGAGGTCTTTACATCTGAAACTGACCATGGCCAACCACTCCGCATTGAGAAGATTTTCGGACTGCAGCGGGCTGCCAAAGACATATCGAGATGCTATGCAGGTCACGGTCGCTCTTGGATACAAGTACCTCTGGATCGACTCGCTTTGTATAATCCAGTCGGGGGACGACCAGAAGGACTGGAAAGAGCAGTCGATGCTGATGGGCCGAGTGTATCAAAACGCCCAGTGCAACATTGTTGCATCTTCATCCAAAAACGGGAAGGGAGGCTGCTTCCAAAAAagagacgccgccgccatggcaTACACGACCACGTCATTGAAGATGGCGAATCAAGCTTCCCAGGAGTTCCAAATTGTCGAAAAAGGGGCTTGCAAGCAGCCTCTTGAGAAAGCAATCCTGAACACTCGAGCCTGGGTCCTTCAAGAACGATATTTATCCCGACGACAGCTTTGCTTCACCAAAGACCAGGTTTATTGGGAGTGTACCGAACACACGGCCTGTGAGCAACAACCATGGGGTGTATATCAAGAGGAATCGTCAGTGCAGACACATGAGCAGAAGCCTTGCATCATATGGGACAGCCAAGATAGCTTTTGCAAGTCCTGGACGAGTCTTGTGAAAAGATACTCAGCTTGTCAGTTAACTCGCTGGTCGGATAGAACAATCGCTTTGGCTGGCCTGGTTGCTTTGGCTAGAGATAAGATCAAAGACGAATACTACGCTGGGCTCTGGGGAAACCGTCTACTCGAGCAACTTTGCTGGTATTCATGCCAAGGTGGACAGGTCAGAACAAGATCACCTGAGATACGGGCGCCTACTTGGTCCTGGATGAGCCTTGGAGGGGACGTCGAGATGCATTCATGGTACACATCTCCTTCGCCTAGGGAAACTTCTCTTGCGGAAGTGTTGGAAATATCCATCGAGTCTGATGAACCAAACAAGCTTCACACTTTTTCGACTTCGACTCTGGCCATCCGGGGCCTCGGAGTATGGGTGGACTTGGTCAAGTTAGTCCGTCCAGGAATGCGGCTTCAACCATGTCCTTACGTGGCGCACGTATTGCAGGATGGCCTCAGTGCGCTCCCGTTTCCAACTtccctggccggcggcccTGGGCTAGTGGTGCACTGGGATGAGAACAGCAACTACAATTTCGAAACCGAGGACCTTCTTGCAAAACGTAACTCAACCTTACTAATACTCTTCATGTCAATTTCTTCTTGGTTGCAGGAAGACCAGAGTGACTCGGATGGGTctggagaggggggaagcGAAAGCAGCGACAGCCCGAATGAGGAAGCGCAAGATCCTGGAGCGGCCGAAGAGGTGGAATCTAGACAACCTAAACTGCACGGGCTGGTGCTTTGGCGCTCAAGTGGGAGGCATGGTGATGGTGCATTCGAGAGACTCGGTTTTGCAGAGTTTGGAGACGTCTG GCCTGGCTCCAAGACAGacgcggtggtggtgctaCCAGAGATAGACGAGATGTTAGCGCCTGTTGGGTTGCCGGCGGTACCGAGTGGTGATTGCGCTTGGTTGCTGCCCTATGAGGCCGGAGAGGACAAGAAGTGGGGGGCAGAAATAAAAGACGTCTTCGCAAGAGGCGAAGGAGGGTTTCATGGCGTTGCTtgtcaaggccgaggacgagagggCGAGATTGGAGGAGGGGAC CGACCCTGTTTCTCTGCTGTGGAGAGCTGGTCTGGTCTAAACTGGTACTTGGAGGGAAATCGTCAAGAGTCGATCTTGTTAAAGGAGGACACAGGCACACGACGTGCGAAGAGATACTGGGTTGGGCTCCTCACTCTGTTTGTCAACTCATCCTCGCCATATCATCCTCGCACCGACATCTTTGTGCATCGCTACATTCGACGATTACTCTCCCAGAGGCAGCGAGACCTTGTCCAGGGTGGGGTTCGTTTCTTCTCCTACTACCAGCCCTCGCTCCAGGGCGGCATCTACACACCCAAGGTGTCGCAGGAGATCGCGTTGCCCGGCGAGGCCACGACCGAGACAATGGAAGAGAAACCCCAAGACTTCAAATTAATCGCGCCACGATTCAGCTTGCCGCCAGGAGTCGTCGACTCGGTTGACCCGCCCCCCGGCGCCAGTGCGCCCGTGGCAGTCCTTCCGCATATTGTCTCCAACGACGCACATCTACCATGGGAGCAGGAGGCCACCTTTGTCGACCGGGAAGCGGAGGAAAGGGACCTACGCAGCCCAAATCCATGGTTGCTTCTCCTGACTTTTTCGCCAGAAGAGCTCAAGCTCGACGATGCCAGTCTCGGagccatcgtcgacggcttGTCCGATGCCAAGGTCGAACAGAGCGAGACAATGACAGTCCGGATGCGCGCGGCCCAAACACAGTCGCTCAAGACGGTTGTGAATACCATTCCGTACGACCATGAGCGCGACGGGCgtgacgccgagggcccGATCGACGTCATCTTCTTGAAGAAGGATCTATTCAGGTCGCTGTTCACAGATCCGGTGGCCCGAACCAACACCCTCGACGTCTCCCAGTATAAGTACCTGGCTCATGTGCGTCAagtcgccatcgacggcgcggccggcgcgggcACTGGCGAGAACGACGACTCGGACCGCTTTGGCATCGTGGTTTCGCCCAGGACAGGCCCTCTTGATCCCAAGGTGCCCGCGACCAACCTTGTGCATCTGGTATCACTCAACACAAGGTCGAGCGGCGAGCTGCAGCAGGAACTGGACTCCGATAGCAGCCGtgtcgccctcgtcagctTGTACAGCTGGTCATATACATGCACCCCGTCCGAGGCCGATGACAGCCCACGATCGCTCTTGGTACATTCGGGGAAGAACCTTACCGTCTTTCACGCCCTGACACCGGCCCAGCACGAGAAACCCTCGGCGACAGACGCAGGTTCGGATCTAGCCCGCGACCTCATCGCCAAACGACAGGAGGATGGGTACACCTTGGTAAAACATCGAACGATCACCGGCGAGACCACGGCAGCTATGATCCGCGGCCCGTTCAGTCCCAAATACGTCCCCCATCCCTGGGTCGAAGGTCTCGCCATCCAGTCCAACTTTGGGTCCGACCTGCAGATATTGGACCCGGCTCTCTCTTTAATGGACGTCACCTACTCCAGCGCGTGGCAGCTGGGTAAGACGCTTGCCATGGGAGACGAAGTCTTCTGCACGGCTTTGGCTCGCCTGCGCAACCTGATCCACGGGAGCTCTCTGGGCTCTGCAAAGGCCGACGAGCACAGTGTTCGGGGGGTGTACCGGTCTCGGATCAATAAAGTCGGTGCCATGGGAAATCTGGTCAAGAGTCTCAATAGCCTCAACGAAACCCTccgccaagaagaagatggggCAACCGCCGTTGACAGCAACCGCTGGGACTATTTGAATATCACCCAGTCCTCCTCTCAGAACAGCAGTGCTCGCCGTGTCGACACGTCTACGCACTCGCCGCACATCTCCACTCGCATTGTCGCTCtcgcggaggcggcggccatggcgccAACCACGGCTACTACCGGAGAGCTCTACAACGGGCACAAGGCACCTGAGAACGTCGACTTCGCACATGTATACACATGGGTGCTAGACAAGCTTCGTCTCGCCAACGTCCCCGCTCACTACCTCCTGCCAGACCCGTCTTTCCTACCGCAGGAAACGCTGCGCTTCTTCTATCTGGACAAGAACTGGACCgatgccctcgtcgacggcgcaTTGAGTCTTGCCAACCACTGGGCGTCTACCCCGGAAAAGGACTTTAGTCGTaccgccatcaaggatgcGATACAGAAGCGCCTGGACGAGACGAACCCATCACTCGGTGGCTGGCACGTCCAGACGCCCCAGTACGGCTTCATCATGCGCTCGGAATTATTGGTGCAGTTTCCGGACATCACCGTCGTCGCAGAATGTTCCGAGACGCGGACCAAGGCAGTGAAAGCCCCCAAGGCACCGATCCTTGTGCAGAAGACTCTGAGTGCGGATACCATGTATTGCCTCTTCGAATGCACCCCGCCGGACCTGAAGAGCATCACTTTCACCGTGCCGCCTCACCAGCAGCGCTTTGTCATCGGCAGCGACATCACCGAGAAGGCCCTGACTATTTCGTTCAAGAAGGTTTATACGGAGCCGGACCCGTCCAAGAGGCATGACCAGGACATCAAGGAGCCGATCGAGGAAATCTCGCTCGGCATGGATGTCGGCGAAATCTTTGACCTCGAGTCACGCACCATGAAGGTGAGGCCGTACGTTAACCGCGTCTTCAAAACGCTTCATCAGAGCCTCGACGCGAACGACTTCAAAGACAACGCCCCTACCTCCACCCTCCTGGCCCTACAGCTGAACGAGTCCATCCCCGAGCTACTTATCAGCCTCCCCCAAGCCgcctcatcaacaacaacgccaacgccaacccCATCACCCCCCACAGCTACCTCCAAGCCTCATGAGACCTTCCgcttctctcttccctcccttccATCCTAA